The region AAAATTCGTTCAATGAAACTTCTCATCGTGCACGTTGTTGCAAGCACAGGCCGTTAAATGCCACCACCCGGCATCTAGCGCTCTTCTCCCACTCCCAGCCACCCACCATGAAGTCCCTGCTCCTCACCTCCGCACTTTTGGCCGTCGGTCTCGCCCCTGCCGCCCACGCCCAGGCACCGGCCACCCCGACAGTGCCCCAGCCAGGCACGACCCTGACGGAGGCCCAGGTGAACTCCGTGATGACGCAGCTCAAGGAACTGGAAACCCAGATCCTGCAAATGCGCGGCAGCAACCTCTCCGGCATCCTGGCCAAACTTCGTGAAGGCACCGCCAGCGACCAGGCCGCCATGAGCCTTTACCTGGACTGCGACAACATCGTGAACAGCGAGCGCAAGGAAGTGGACAAATCCGATGCCCGCAAGCGCATGGACAGCATGCAGCGCAATGCCAAGGGCGGTAACAACGATGACAACGGCGATGCCGCTTTCGCCATACGTCTGGGCATTCAGTACCTCATTCTCACCCTTGAGGCTCATGAGGCCAAAGACGATGAATTTAAAAAGATGGTGCCCAAGCTGCAGGAATACATCAACTCCGTCGTCGCCGCCGCGCCCAAGCTCAAAGGGGTGGCCTATAATAGGCTCAACAATGCCCTGAATAACAACAACCCGATCGTCGAGGCATTCAATCTCAACCGCTACCTGAACCGCAAAGAATGGAGCCCCCGCGCGGCAGACGTCGGCAGCATGTACATGCAGACTCTGCTGCCACTGGCAGCGGTGGATAGCAAAGACAGCCTCCCTGCCCTATGGGATGCCCGCATCAATGCCGAGGGCATCTTCCGCAAGGAGCAGATGTTTGCCCCAGAATTTGAGCTCTGGACCAAAAATGAACTGCCCGCCCTTCGCTGGCAGCGCGCCCTCTTTCTCTATGAAAAAGGCCCCTCCACCATCAATGCCCTGGCTGACATGCTGAAGGTGATCAAGGAAAACCCAAGCCATCCCGACGCCCCGATGTGGGTCAAAACCATGCGGCAGATGGTGAACCAATCTGCCCCTGAGCAAAAGAGCGCCAACCTGGAACCCACCGCAGGCTCTTAGGGCATGGTCACCTGGCTGGCCAGAGTCCTGCGCAGTTTTGGGCCAGCTTTGACAGGCATCGGCACCGCTCTGCGCAGCCAGCCGAATCTTCAGATCCACCTCGCAGCCACCCTGGCGGTGACGACCCTCGGGCTAATTCAAAATTTGCCCACCTGGAAATGGGGCTGCCTGGGTCTCTGCATCGGCCTCGTTTGGGTGGCCGAGCTTCTGAATACGGCCCTGGAGAAACTGTGCGACCGGATCACCCTGGAGCGGGATGAGCAGATCCGTCAGGTCAAAGACATGGCCGCGGGTGCCGTGCTGATTGCCTGTGCCGTGGCAGTTTTTATGGCATTCATGATTTTCCTCTAATCTTCCAAAGTCACTAACCTCCATCGAGGCTCTCTATGGAAGAAATTTGGGACATTTTGGCTTATTTTCAGTGGTTTTGTAGACTTTTTGTAGGAAATCCCACACAAAACCGTGCATTCCGTAGGACAATCGGAAGAATTCTAGCTTTGATGAAAAATAATTAAGATGGTATTAGTGCGATTAACAAATAATGAACCAACCTGCACCATCTTACACCCACAGACCCGACAAGTCTGTGGATGAGCGATGGGAACTGGTGACCTTCAAATCTCTGGGGGTGGACATTCACGGCTGCTTTGTCCCCAGTGAAACTGCCCGTTCCGGCCCCACCCTGATCGTCTCTCACGGCGCAGGCGAGTTTAAGGAAAACTACTTTGAGATGGCGCGCAGCCTCTCCCGCCAGGGCATTTCCTGCCTGCTCCTGGACATGCACGGCCATGGTGCCAGCGGCGGGCATGCCTACCACGTTTCCATCCGCGAATGGGTGGCAGATCTGCTAGCAGCGCTGGATTATCTGGAGACCCGGCCCGATGTGGACCCGAAAAAAATCGGTGCCTTTGGCCTTTCCTCAGGCGGTACCGCCATCCTGGAAGTCGCCGCCATTGATCCCCGCCTCCGCGCACTGGTGGCTTTGGATGCCACCGTGATGAACACCCTTCCCTGGTCCATCACGCTGACAATGGGCACCCTCTGTGGTGTCGGTTACCTCAAACGCCTGCTGACGGGCAAAGACCTGCGCATCTCCATCGTGAAACTTCTCGAAGAGGTCCAACTCGCCGCAGATCCCGAGATCAATGAACGCCTGAAGGTGGACCCAGGCAAACGGCGCGCCTTTGCCAATTTCCCCCTGCCTGGCGCGGGTCACGCCTTCTTTGTGAACACCATCAAGCGGGTTTCCAAAATCAAAGCTGCCACACTCGTCATCTGGGGAGAGCAAGATAATCTAGACCCCGTCAGCACCGCCTACCGACTTCACGATGCCCTCACTTGCGTCAAGCAAGTCGAAGTCGTCGCTGGCAATGGTCACGCTGGGCACCTAGACCGCAACAGACAGCGCGTTTTTGATCTCACAGGAGATTGGCTTCTCGAACATCTGGCCTAGCGTCTTCGCAGAAAAGGTGTACACCTATCAGCCTTCCCCCATCATGCGCTCAATCTTAGGTAAAGAGTCTGAAAATTTCAATCATGAGGAGAAATGGTCTTTACTATCAGGCCATATCAAAAAGCATGGTTGTGAGGCGCTTTCATATGCGACGCTCCAGCATGGCATGGAATACTTTGTCCATGAGCTTGGCTACATCGCCTTTATCACGGCCACTCACCCTGTCTTTGCCCGCAAGCCCAAACGCATCGCCCTGACAGATCCCGTCTGCGCCCCTGAAGATCTGCAGCCCCTCATCGCTGCCTTTCTCAAAGAGTTCCCTGCAGCCGTCTTTGGCGTCGTTTCAGAACGATGCGCCACAGTCCTCCGCCAGATGGGCTTCAAGGTGAACTGCGTGGGGTATGAGCCTGAACTTCCCGTGCAGACCTACAATACCCAGGGCAACTGGAAGGAACTCGACATGATCAAACGCGCCCGCAACGAAGCGAAGCGCGAAGGCATCCGGATTGAGGAAGTTGACATCGCCAAGGTGCCGCTAGAGCAATTGAACGCCCTTTCCTCCAAATGGCTTCAAGGCAAAAAGGTCAATGACCGTGAGATCTGGATTTATGCCCGCCGCCCAGTCTACCAGCAGGAGCACGACGTCCGCAAATTTGTCGCCTATGACAAGGAAGGCATCGCCATCGGCTACGTGTTCTACGATCCCATGTACCGCGACGGCAAGGTCTTTGGCTACTCAGCAAACACCGTCCGCTGTGATGAAGCCCGCTATGGACGTCTGGCCACCGCCGTCCACATGGTGGCCATGGAAACCTTTAAAACTGAGGGCGTGGAAGTACTAAACCTTTTGTTATGCCCGTTCACGAACCTGGAGCGCGGCATCTATTCGGACGACCTGATGACACGCTGGTTTTTCCAGGTCAGCCAGCGGTTCGGCGGCGAGATCTACAACTTCAAAGGGCTGGCCTTTCACAAGTCCAAGTACCGAGGTTTTGAGAAGCCCGTGTACTATGCCTCCAACAGCACCCTGCCCTCCAACGATGTTTACCTCGCCTTCCTCACGGCAGACATCGCACGCAGCTACTTCGACACCATGAAGCTGCTGGGCATCGGCATTGTTAAAGAGCTGTTCAAGGGCACGCCAAAGAAGGCTGCTCCGGTAGAAAAATCCGCCTGAGCGGGTTTGTCACGGCTTCCACAAATGGCCTTCAGATTGGCCATGGAATTGCGTGGCCGTGAAAGGTGGCTTTCATCTTTTAGCAAGACAGCAACAGGCCACTTTTTTGTACATTCAAAGCCGAATCAGAGGTCGTTAAATTCAAATTTGAAACCAATTCGGCTGTGAAAAGTTAATTTTTTAAAATAATACACACAAATTAACATTCATGTGCGATAGTCTGCCGTATGAGCACATCACTTGACCCGACGAGGCTGCGCTTTTTGCTGCAAAATCTGCACAATGAATTCCCAGGGGTTGATTATGCAACCCTCGTGAGAACTGTCATGGAGGTCGAATCTCACATCGAACCCGATGAATCGTGGGACGACTACTGTGGTCGCATTCGTGACTCCATCGAGAGCGAACATGCGGCCACTGCCCACATCTCCATCCGCCGCATCGGGAAGATCACCCGCGCCCGCAGTCTGGTAGAAGTGCCTTGAACTGACTTTCCGAAAAAGGCTAAACCGCATCAGGTGCCGACTAAAGCACCGCGCCATCCGTAGATGACGTGGTGCCAAGAATGTGATTCATCCAGGCTGGTACCCAGATCAAGGCTTCTGGAATTCAATCGGCCACGATACCTGCTCATTGGTCGGGGCCGTGGACAAGGCTGGCAGGAGCAGATGCCCGCCACCGAGGATGCCTTCCGTTTCATTCACAGGCTGGCGCAGAATGCCCACAAATGGGACCGTGCGTGGCACAGCTCTGCCTGCCACTATGTCCGACAGGACAAAGCTGCCACTGAACAGGCCCGTCGTAGCCGTGAACGTGACTTTCCACTTGGTCGCATTGACCGGCACTGTCACAGGCGACGCCACGGCGACCTTGCCTGCGGCATCCACCGTGACCGATACGGGTAAATCGTCATACGAGTCGCTGGTGAAGGCCCCGTGAGCCACGGTGAGCTGCCCGGTCGGGTTCAGCCCCAGGCGATTCGCCAAGGTGATGGCGGCCACGGTCTTGGTGGCCTTCGTGGGCGGCAGCCAGGGATCCAGCATGATCCGGCAGGCCAGAGGGCCAAATCCTGCACGGTAGGACTTGTCCTTGGTCTCGGGCGCTTTCTGCCAAACGAGGTCCGCTTCAGCGTCGAAGCCCACATACTTGCGGCCAGCCAGGTTCGGGTGATTTTGCAGCGGGATGTTGCCCGCGATGTAGCTGTTCAACCTCTTGTAAGGGAGGAGGAAGAGACGATAACCAGCCTCAGAGTCTGCCGCCAAGGAAGCCGTGAGAAGCGTGCCATCGCCCAGTTTGCCAGCCAGCTTCAGGGTGCCCTTGGCATCCACCGTGGCCGTGGCATAACCCACGCCCTCTGGCACTGGCATAACGGAAGTGTCGATCACCAGCCCGGAGCCCAGCAGAAGCGTGTGGGCACCCACGTGAGTCAGCGTCTGCCCTTTCGCCAGCACCAGCAGCTTTTGCCCGTCCAGGGTGGCGGCAACCACGG is a window of Prosthecobacter algae DNA encoding:
- a CDS encoding diacylglycerol kinase family protein codes for the protein MVTWLARVLRSFGPALTGIGTALRSQPNLQIHLAATLAVTTLGLIQNLPTWKWGCLGLCIGLVWVAELLNTALEKLCDRITLERDEQIRQVKDMAAGAVLIACAVAVFMAFMIFL
- a CDS encoding alpha/beta hydrolase, which codes for MNQPAPSYTHRPDKSVDERWELVTFKSLGVDIHGCFVPSETARSGPTLIVSHGAGEFKENYFEMARSLSRQGISCLLLDMHGHGASGGHAYHVSIREWVADLLAALDYLETRPDVDPKKIGAFGLSSGGTAILEVAAIDPRLRALVALDATVMNTLPWSITLTMGTLCGVGYLKRLLTGKDLRISIVKLLEEVQLAADPEINERLKVDPGKRRAFANFPLPGAGHAFFVNTIKRVSKIKAATLVIWGEQDNLDPVSTAYRLHDALTCVKQVEVVAGNGHAGHLDRNRQRVFDLTGDWLLEHLA
- a CDS encoding DUF2156 domain-containing protein, encoding MRSILGKESENFNHEEKWSLLSGHIKKHGCEALSYATLQHGMEYFVHELGYIAFITATHPVFARKPKRIALTDPVCAPEDLQPLIAAFLKEFPAAVFGVVSERCATVLRQMGFKVNCVGYEPELPVQTYNTQGNWKELDMIKRARNEAKREGIRIEEVDIAKVPLEQLNALSSKWLQGKKVNDREIWIYARRPVYQQEHDVRKFVAYDKEGIAIGYVFYDPMYRDGKVFGYSANTVRCDEARYGRLATAVHMVAMETFKTEGVEVLNLLLCPFTNLERGIYSDDLMTRWFFQVSQRFGGEIYNFKGLAFHKSKYRGFEKPVYYASNSTLPSNDVYLAFLTADIARSYFDTMKLLGIGIVKELFKGTPKKAAPVEKSA